In Pirellula sp. SH-Sr6A, the DNA window ACCACACACTTGCCATTTTCTACCTTCGCGCTCTCGACCCACGAGTTAAGCCGGAACTCGATTCCTTGGCGAGTGAAGATACGCTGGGCCATTTGGCTCAATTCGTTGTCCATTCCGGGCAAGATGCGGTCCATGGCTTCGAGCACGATGACCTTGCTACCCAAACGGTTCCAGACCGAGCCGAGCTCCAACCCGATGTAGCCCCCGCCAATAACGACGAAATTCTCGGGTACGGCAGGATAAGACAGGGCGGCGGTACTGTTCCCGATCAAGTTTCCATCCTCTTCGACTCCTCGCATGGAAGCGGGGCGGGAACCGGTCGCCAGGATAATATGCTTGGCTTTGATCATGACCGTTTCGCCGGTGAGGAGCCGAACGACGACCGTATTGGGGTCGTGCAGTTGCCCGAGACCGTTGTAACCGGTGACCTTGTTCTTTTTGAAAAGGAGGTCGATCCCGCCGGTTAACGTTTGAACAACTTGGTCTTTGCGTTTCATCATCGCAGCCAAATCCAATTGGACCTGGCCGACCACGACTCCATGATTCCCCAATCCTGCCTTCGTGTCGTGATAGATGTGACTGGATTCGAGAAGGGCTTTGCTCGGGATACATCCGATGCGGAGACAGGTTCCACCGAACTTGTTGTTCTCGTCGATGCAAGCGGCATTCATACCCAGTTGCGCTGCTCGAATGGCGGCGACGTAACCACCGGGGCCACCCCCGAGCACAACCACATCGTGTTCAATAGTCTTCATGGTGCTTTCGTTTTTTTAGAATTGGGCCAGCCGGAACCTTGGAACCGTCACAAAGCTTATCCGTTGAGCTCTAAATTCCAAGGTCCAACGGGCTGAATCCCCGAATGGGAAACGCTTGGTGGGAACTCGTGCATGGGGTGGAATGGGGGGAGGAGGGTTTCAACGGGTGCAAAACCGGTAAACTGAGCAACCTATGATTTCCAAACAAATCGATCGGTGGATCGAATGGACCAAATGGCCGGTTGCCACCCTCGCGACGCTCACGGTTCCCATCACATTGGTTTCCATGGGGCGCTGGCTGTACGCGTCCCTGGCATCGCCCGTTTATTTGGTCATGTTTCTCGCCGGTCTCGGGCTGATTCTGTTCGCTTCTCGTACCTCGTTCGCATCGTCGCGCGTCGTCCGCACTCTCTTTCGGCTTCTGCATGACGCCACGCAAGTTGTCGTGGCGACCCTTTTGTTTCACCCGGTGGTTGCGATTCGGCGCAAAACCAACACCCCGGACTTGTCCCGAGTTCGGTGGCTCGGAAAAGGAAACTGGGTTCTGTTGGCAGCCCCCTATGCCTTTCCACTCTCTACGCTATTGGTCTGGATACCCTCTGTGATCTTGTTTGCCTCGCTGCGCTCGGCCATGCTGGGTTTTGGACTAGGACTTCACTGGGTTTACTTGGTTCACCACTGGAGAACAGGAACCAGCGAATTGAGACGATTGGGGAATCTGTTTTGTTGGATGTTTCTCCCCGCAGTGAATCTCGTGGTCGCAGGGGTCATCTTTGCCTTTGCGATCGGAGGATTTTCCGGTGTGGGCAACTTTCTGGTTGATTGGTTCTCGCTCCCTTGGGATACTTGGAGTTCGATTCGCTCATGGCTCGAATCGCCCCTCCCCTCACCGAAAGCATCATGACGCATTCCCACCTTCGCCCTGCTTCCCGTTTCGCGGGCGCGGCAGGCTTGTTGTTCGCCTCCACCTTGGCTGGCTCGCAGATCCTTCTGTCGGGTTCCGGTAACGCGTTTGCGAAGCCCATTCTTGCTGCTGCAGCGAACAGCCAGCCAGCAACACCTGCTCAGGACGCGGTCGCCGCGACGAGTTTTTTGCAGGCCAACGACACCGTGGCTTGGATAGGCTCAGGGTTCACAGAGCGGATGCAGCAATCCAATTGGATCGATCTGGTCCTCACCGCTGCCGATCCGAGCTTGAAGTTCCGAAATATCGGCTGGAGCGGAGACACGGTTTTTGGTGACGCTCGCGGGGTTTTTGGGGGCCGGGAAGATGGCTTCAAACGCCTGCTGGGAGATCTGGATAAAGCCAAAGCAACGGCTGCGATCGTCTGCTACGGGGAGAACGAGTGCCGCGAAGGGGCAGCCGGGCTCGAGGCCTTCGAAAATGGATACCGAAAGCTGCTCCAGCAATTGGCGGATCGCAAATTGCGCGTTGCTCTAGTCCTCCCTCGACTGTTCGAGGAATCGGCAGTGCCGAACGCGAAGTATTGGAACGGACAACTGCACACCTACAACACGGCGACGCGACGCATCGCTGCCGAACTCAAACTCCCCGTCATCGACTTGGAGAAATTCCATGCGGACAAAAAACTAACCAGCGATGGAATCTACTGGACTCCCGATGGCTATCGACTGGCTGGAATCGAGATGGCTCAGCAGTTGGGATTGACGATCCCCGACTCGTGGCGACGTCAATTCGAGGAAACGCCAAACGCAGCGACCCTCGCTAACTATCGCGACTTGATCCGTCAAAAGAACGAGTGGTTTTTTCATTACCATCGTCCACAAAACGAGACCTATCTCTTCCTGTTCCGAAAGCATGAGCAAGGAAACAATGCTGCCGAACTGGAACAAATTACCCCGGAGATTGCATCGCTCGAAGATCGCATTCGCCAAGCGCTGTCACCGCGGTAAGCCCCCCGACCGGATAACTTCCTGGCTTCGTTAGTCCTCGGGCCAGTTCGTATCGGGCCAGTTCGTATCGGGCCAGTTCGTATCGGGCCAGTTCGTATCGGGCCAGTTCGTATCGGGCCAGTTCGTATCGGGACTCCTTGGATTGCGTCTCGCAGGCGCTCTTATCGGGCGTCGTCCTTCCAGTCGCTATCCTTCCCCATAAACAACAAATGTTGCTGGGGCAAGCGATCGTATTGGCGGACGGGTTTGAATCCGTTCGCCTTGAATTCCTTGATCGCCTGGGCCTTTGTCATCTTATGCTCGGGCTTGATCGGCACCGTCGGATCTTCGGCCCGAAACTCGACCAAGGCAATCACACCCTCCGGTTTCAGAGCTTTGCGGATAGCAGCCAGCATATGGACGGGGTGGGAAAACTCATGGTACACATCGACCATGAGTACAAGATCGATTGACTCGGGCTCTAACTTCGGGTCCCAAAGCTCACCGAGGATGGTGTCGATATTGCGCACCTTCCGATCTTCCATCTTTCGCGAGAGCGCTTGCAGCATCTCCGGTTGAATGTCGACGGCCAAGACGCGTCCCGAAGGAGCTACCTGGGTCGCCATTTGAAAGGTGTAGTACCCATCCCCCGAGCCCATATCGCACACCACCATCCCGTCGCGCAGTTGGAGCTGCTCGAGCATTTCGCTCGGTTTTTCTTCATCGACTCGTTCTGGGCGATTGAGCCACGGGATGCCATGGTAGCTCATCGGCAATGCGATCCGTCGCCCCATGTAGGTTGTCAAACCTTTCGGCGGTCTGCTGATCGCCGTTTTCTCACCGGTTGCAGGTTTCTCCGCCAAGCCTGTCTGAGCGAAGGCACGAAGATCGAACCCCAAAAGGACCAGAAGAGCCAATGCGAGGAACCGAACGATTGAAAACCGGAAAGTCATCAGACATCCTCGAGGGGTAAAGGTTCGAAATGAGGCTGTTTGGTGGAGTCGAGATAGGACTCCAAAATGATATGCGCCGCAATCTTGTCGAGCTGCTTCTTACGCTGCTTATGGGTCAGCTCCAAATCGCGGAGCATGCGGTTGGCCAACGCAGTGGTATACCGTTCGTCAATGAAGCGGACCGGCCGATCGGTTTCGTCGCGAAGCCACTTGGCAAACTCTCGGACCTCTTTCGACTTCACGCTTTCCCGTCCATCGCAGTGGATGGGAAGTCCCAGGACCCAGCCGCCAATCTGATTTTCTTTGGTGATTCGCAAAAAATACTGGCGATCTTGCTCAGGACCTTTGCGGGTGTAGGTCTCCAATGGATTGGTCCAGGTGCGGCTGGGATCGCACAAAGCCACGCCTATCCGCACGGTTCCGTAATCGACACCTGCCAATCTGCCTGAATCGGGCCAGCCATCCACCGTATTCGTGGTGTTCTCCAACTTACCTATCCTTAAGAGGGTTGCCTATCTTCTCTTGTGGCCGCCGAGGGGTTCGGGATATGGTCCCGCGCGTCGAGAAAGGTTACAAGCCGATTTCCCAATCCTTCCAAGGAGATCTCCATGCATCGAAATACAAAGTTGGCCGTTCGCTTCTTCGGGGCAGCTGGACTCGCCTTGTGTCTCGGGAACAAACCTGCCACAGCACAGGACTCACTCGATTTTAACGAGGCGGAAAGGATGATGTCCCTCCACACCGTTGAACTACGAGACCAATTGGTGTTTGGGCTTCGCACGACACAAACGGGGCAACAAGCTTTCATCGACCACGTTATCGCTCGGGTTGAGGCGGGAGATATCCCACGGTCCATGGTGAACGTCGTCTTTGTTTGGGCTCGCAAACGCAACCCCCGCATCCCCTACCCCTACTTCGAAATCGCTTTGCGATTGTTGGCCGAGAGACGCGGTGTCGTCTTTCCTGAAACGGATTCGATCGTCATCGCTCAGCCTTAATGCCCCATGATGGGGATCGCCGTTCGCTCGGATCCTTCCGTTTCCACGGAGGGCATTCAATGTTGCGATCAATAATCGAGCGCCGCCCCCCCGTCCGCTTCAATGGCCTGGCCCGTTAAGAAACTGCTATCTTCGGTCGCTAAAAATAGGCAGACCTTTCCGATCTCGTCCGGCGATGCCATGCGCCCCAATGGTTGCAACCTCGCAATCCGATCGAGTGCCGCTTTAGGATCCGGCAACGTCGCCGCCCAATCCCGCATCAAGGGTGTATCGACATTGCTGGGGAGTATCGCATTGACGCGAACGCCATCCTCGGCGGTTTCCAACGCCAATGATTTGGTGAAGGAGACTTGAGCCCCTTTGCTGGCCGCGTAAGCCGTCGAATTCCTCTGCCCCAAAACTGCGGTCATGGAGGAGATGTTGACGATCGTACCTCGCGTGGCACGCAGATGCCGAAGGGCATGGTACGAGCAAGCATACGTGCTGGCAAAGTTGATTTGCATTACCCGCATCGCTTCCTCCGGAGGCATCGCCTCGATCGGAGTGTCGGGCGGATGAACACCCGCATTATTTACCAAACAATGCAATGCACCGAAGCGTGAGACAACTTGCTCCATGGCATCGAGAACTTGTTGCGGCACCGCGACATCAACCTGCAAGATTTGAAGGCGATCGGAATAGGTGGGAGACAAGTCCTCGACGAGTTTCGCCAATGCGTTGGCATCGCGATCCCAAGCCGCAGCGAATGCCCCCTCCCGGAGGAACACCTCGATGCACCCGCGTCCGATCCCCTTCGCTCCACCTGTGACAATGACGACTCGATCCTTAAAACGCATGCTTGTTCTATTTTCTCGCAACTTGAAGCTTCAAACGCTTTCCGTTTCGCCATACTTCGATCGAGATTGGGCTATCCTTCTCTCGAGCGGTTAGCAAATGACGGATGACGTCGGTTTCGCGTGTAAAATCCGTTCGTCCTTCGATGGCGACAATCCAGTCGTCCTTCTTTACTCCAGCGACTTGCGCGCGATTATGCGGAGCATATTGACCGACATGCCCGACTCGAAACAACGCACCTTCCGGTGCATCTTTACGTTCCGAATCGGTCAAGTCTTTGAGGACCATTCCGCCGAGGGCGATGCGACGCAACTCCCACGTCGAAACGCGCCACGCAATATCATCGTTCGACTTCCAGTCGTCCGCGAGCTGCAATTGCAGAGTCGCTCGAGTTCCACCCCGCTCCACGACAACCGGGATCACCTCCGGTCGATTGGAGCGTTTATGAAGCACCCATTGCAAATCGGCAATGCTCAGGGGAGCTTCGCCTCCGAATTCCACGATACGGTCTCCTGCCTTCAATCCCGAGCGATCCGCGAACGAGTCTGCGGTCACCGACTTGATGGTCGAGCACGCATCGACATCCATGATCAGCCCGATCGACTTCGGATGCGGATAGGGGAACAATAGCTTTTCAGGAAGTCCCTCCGGGAGATTCAGCGTCAACGCAAACGCCTTTTGTGCGTCTCCGATCTGATGGCAATGGATGCAATTCTTGACGGGCTGATCATCGAGATTCAGTTTCGCTGGATACTTCGTCAGAGTGGGAAACTGCTGAGGCTCTTCGATAGTCTCCACTTGGTTGCCCGCATTGGGAATAAGCGTGGAGAGCGGCAGTTCCGACGACTGCTTTCCGGCTAGCAACGGGCGGACGGAATCGTAATTCTCATACCAGCTGAGGACTTGCTTCATGGCCTCTGCAAGCCCTTCGATGGACACATCGTCTTTCCATTCGGAGTGGTGGGATCGAGTTCCGTATCGGCCCATCAAGGTTCCATCGGGATGGAAAAACAGGACGGTAAAGGACTGATCAAAATCGAATTGGATGCGTTTTAAATCCACGCCATTATTGGAAATTTGTCTGACACGCACAAAGCGCTTGAGCCCCTCGAGGATCTCACTATTTTGTTCCATCAAATCATCATCCAGTTTGACGCATTCCACGCAGGGAATGCATCGAAACACCACCATGAGCGGTTTGCTGGTTCGCTGGGACTCAGCGAACCCTGCCGCCATGTCGTTGTAATGCCAAAGTCCTGATTTCGACACTCGAAGCCGATCGTTGCGGACCTTCTCTTCCCGCGTTTGCGACAACGCAGTGGAGGGAACCAGAAACGAGGCTAGGACAAAACTGACAAACGCCATACGCATGGAAGGAACTCCGGGTCAAGGTGGGATATGGGAGGGAAGATGGAGGGCACAGGCGGTTACGAACCGAGATGTTCCTTGAAGAAGGCGACGGTTCGTTCCCAAGCGAGTTTCGCGGCGGCCTCATCGTAACGCGGAGTGGAGTCGTTGTGGAACCCATGGTTCACACCAGGGTAAACGAAGGCCTGGTGCTTTACTTTATTCTCCTGGAGCGCTTTCTCAAAAGCAGGCCACCCGGCGTTGATACGTTGATCTAGCTCCGCATAGTGAATCAACAGCGCCGCTTTGATCTTGGGTACATCCTCCAGGCTGGGCTGGCTTCCGTAAAAAGGTACCCCTGCCTGAATCACATCTGGAATGCGGACAGCCAGTTGATTGACGACGCCGCCACCGTAGCAAAATCCGACCGCACCAACTTTACCTGTAGAAAGCGGATGGGATTGGAGGGTCTGCGCGGCGGCGATGAAATCCTCCAGCATCTCCGCCGGCTTGCGTGAAGCCTGCATCTTACGTCCTTCGTCATCGGTTCCCGGGTAACCGCCTAAAGGGCTCAGCGCGTCGGGAGCGAGAGCCAGGAAACCATCCGTTGCCAACCGGCGCGCGACGTCGGCGATATAAGGATTGAGGCCACGATTCTCGTGAATGACGAGAACCGCAGGGAACTTGGTCCCCTCCTTTTTGGGGCGTGCCAATAGCCCTTTGATCTTTCCTCCCCCTTTCGGGGAATCGTACTCGAACGTCTCCGTCTTGATTCTCGCATCATCCGGAGCGACTTGCTGCGCCCAAGCATAATTCGGCGTAAGGCCTTCGATGATCGCTTCTGCAGTTACCCCGGCGGTCGCAATCGCTGCGATGCGCTGCGAGAAGTCGCGGCGAGTTAATCGTCCGTGCGCATAATCATCATAAAGATCCAACGCACGCTGATCGAAATCGGAAGCGTTCTTGCGGTTCATGAGAATCCTCGTCGGGGAAAATGGGGAAGTAAAGACATTCTTGGGCGGGACATTCGCCTTCGCTCGGACACGTGAGAGTCGTGCGTCTCGGTGCGAGTGAATGCTGCTTAAACCGCCGACCGATTTTTAAGGTTTCGACCGTTTTCGAAGGACCTCCAGAACGGCCTGGCTGTCATCGGTAGCCACAACCGCTTCGTTCTTATAAATCACCTTGCCCTCGCGATCGATGACAAACGTCCACCGCTTGCTCGTCACCTCTCGAACAATGGAATAGGACTTGTCTCCAACCTTCGTATTCACCTTTTTTTCTTCCTTGGTGAACGGGACACCGAAGGCCTTGGCGATGGCTCCGTCGGTGTCGGCGAGCAACGTGAAATTGAGACTATGGGCCTCTTTGAATGCTTGATGGTTCGAAACCGAGTCACCGCTAACACCAACGACTTCGATCCCTTCGGATTGGAAATCCTTCATGCGATCGCGGTAGCTGCAAGCTTGCTTCGTACACCCGCCCGTTAGATCGCCGGGATAGAAATAGACGACCAAGTCTTTTTTGCCAAGCAACCGGCTGCTATCCCAAGGCTTGCCCGCGTCGTCCATCGCCTGAATTCGAGGCGCTCGCGCTCCGACTTGAACCCCCTGGGGTGCTGGAAAGTCCCCCCAAATTGCGGGGGACTGAAAGGAGGCAGGTTTGGGTTTCGTCTTCGGTGCAACGGCTTGATCGCGGTAAGCCTTCCATCGTCCGTAGAGCTCCGAGGCCTTTTTCCCCTCAGCGCTGGCTAGGTTTTCTTTCTCCGATGGATCGGTGTTCAAGCGAAAGAGTTCCAGTCGATCCGGGTCGTCCTTCTTCGAGTTCGGATTCGAATCGGACGAAGGAGATTCTT includes these proteins:
- a CDS encoding GDSL-type esterase/lipase family protein; its protein translation is MARIAPPLTESIMTHSHLRPASRFAGAAGLLFASTLAGSQILLSGSGNAFAKPILAAAANSQPATPAQDAVAATSFLQANDTVAWIGSGFTERMQQSNWIDLVLTAADPSLKFRNIGWSGDTVFGDARGVFGGREDGFKRLLGDLDKAKATAAIVCYGENECREGAAGLEAFENGYRKLLQQLADRKLRVALVLPRLFEESAVPNAKYWNGQLHTYNTATRRIAAELKLPVIDLEKFHADKKLTSDGIYWTPDGYRLAGIEMAQQLGLTIPDSWRRQFEETPNAATLANYRDLIRQKNEWFFHYHRPQNETYLFLFRKHEQGNNAAELEQITPEIASLEDRIRQALSPR
- a CDS encoding SDR family NAD(P)-dependent oxidoreductase — encoded protein: MRFKDRVVIVTGGAKGIGRGCIEVFLREGAFAAAWDRDANALAKLVEDLSPTYSDRLQILQVDVAVPQQVLDAMEQVVSRFGALHCLVNNAGVHPPDTPIEAMPPEEAMRVMQINFASTYACSYHALRHLRATRGTIVNISSMTAVLGQRNSTAYAASKGAQVSFTKSLALETAEDGVRVNAILPSNVDTPLMRDWAATLPDPKAALDRIARLQPLGRMASPDEIGKVCLFLATEDSSFLTGQAIEADGGAALDY
- the ruvX gene encoding Holliday junction resolvase RuvX → MENTTNTVDGWPDSGRLAGVDYGTVRIGVALCDPSRTWTNPLETYTRKGPEQDRQYFLRITKENQIGGWVLGLPIHCDGRESVKSKEVREFAKWLRDETDRPVRFIDERYTTALANRMLRDLELTHKQRKKQLDKIAAHIILESYLDSTKQPHFEPLPLEDV
- a CDS encoding dienelactone hydrolase family protein, which gives rise to MNRKNASDFDQRALDLYDDYAHGRLTRRDFSQRIAAIATAGVTAEAIIEGLTPNYAWAQQVAPDDARIKTETFEYDSPKGGGKIKGLLARPKKEGTKFPAVLVIHENRGLNPYIADVARRLATDGFLALAPDALSPLGGYPGTDDEGRKMQASRKPAEMLEDFIAAAQTLQSHPLSTGKVGAVGFCYGGGVVNQLAVRIPDVIQAGVPFYGSQPSLEDVPKIKAALLIHYAELDQRINAGWPAFEKALQENKVKHQAFVYPGVNHGFHNDSTPRYDEAAAKLAWERTVAFFKEHLGS
- the lpdA gene encoding dihydrolipoyl dehydrogenase; protein product: MKTIEHDVVVLGGGPGGYVAAIRAAQLGMNAACIDENNKFGGTCLRIGCIPSKALLESSHIYHDTKAGLGNHGVVVGQVQLDLAAMMKRKDQVVQTLTGGIDLLFKKNKVTGYNGLGQLHDPNTVVVRLLTGETVMIKAKHIILATGSRPASMRGVEEDGNLIGNSTAALSYPAVPENFVVIGGGYIGLELGSVWNRLGSKVIVLEAMDRILPGMDNELSQMAQRIFTRQGIEFRLNSWVESAKVENGKCVVRCKGAEPIVCDRVLLAAGRVPNSHNIGLETVGIETDKRGFVPVDLSTYRTAVPSIYAVGDLIGGAMLAHKAMEEAVVCVERIAGIHAHFNYDCIPAIVYTHPEIATVGKTEEQLKQAGVEYRKGVGPYGANGRARTLGDIEGRVKILADAKTDRVLGVHIIGARAGDLIAEASIAMEYGASSEDIARSCHAHPTLAEVVHEAALAVDGRAIHSA
- a CDS encoding class I SAM-dependent methyltransferase — encoded protein: MTFRFSIVRFLALALLVLLGFDLRAFAQTGLAEKPATGEKTAISRPPKGLTTYMGRRIALPMSYHGIPWLNRPERVDEEKPSEMLEQLQLRDGMVVCDMGSGDGYYTFQMATQVAPSGRVLAVDIQPEMLQALSRKMEDRKVRNIDTILGELWDPKLEPESIDLVLMVDVYHEFSHPVHMLAAIRKALKPEGVIALVEFRAEDPTVPIKPEHKMTKAQAIKEFKANGFKPVRQYDRLPQQHLLFMGKDSDWKDDAR
- a CDS encoding Trx7/PDZ domain-containing (seleno)protein, encoding MRMAFVSFVLASFLVPSTALSQTREEKVRNDRLRVSKSGLWHYNDMAAGFAESQRTSKPLMVVFRCIPCVECVKLDDDLMEQNSEILEGLKRFVRVRQISNNGVDLKRIQFDFDQSFTVLFFHPDGTLMGRYGTRSHHSEWKDDVSIEGLAEAMKQVLSWYENYDSVRPLLAGKQSSELPLSTLIPNAGNQVETIEEPQQFPTLTKYPAKLNLDDQPVKNCIHCHQIGDAQKAFALTLNLPEGLPEKLLFPYPHPKSIGLIMDVDACSTIKSVTADSFADRSGLKAGDRIVEFGGEAPLSIADLQWVLHKRSNRPEVIPVVVERGGTRATLQLQLADDWKSNDDIAWRVSTWELRRIALGGMVLKDLTDSERKDAPEGALFRVGHVGQYAPHNRAQVAGVKKDDWIVAIEGRTDFTRETDVIRHLLTAREKDSPISIEVWRNGKRLKLQVARK